A genomic window from Gossypium hirsutum isolate 1008001.06 chromosome D10, Gossypium_hirsutum_v2.1, whole genome shotgun sequence includes:
- the LOC107915282 gene encoding nudix hydrolase 16, mitochondrial isoform X2, giving the protein MSDLVARTGRLQQRCIPFRYRSSNEADDVKFGKVVEVLMINSTSGPGLLFPKGGWENDETVEEAAVREAIEEAGVRGDLMDFIGFYHFKSKTHQDEFSPEGLCKAAMFALFVKEELNSWPEQSTRTRNWLTIPKALQSCRHEWMKDALENGFCKWLAQNK; this is encoded by the exons atgtcggatttggtggcccgtACGGGTCGTCTTCAGCAAAG ATGTATTCCATTTAGGTATAGAAGTTCAAATGAGGCAGATGATGTAAAATTTGGAAAGGTGGTTGAGGTACTGATGATTAACTCAACTAGTGGACCAGGTCTTTTATTTCCAAAG GGAGGTTGGGAGAATGATGAAACGGTCGAGGAGGCTGCAGTGAGGGAAGCTATTGAAGAGGCGGGAGTCCGAGGGGATTTAATG GACTTCATAGGGTTTTATCATTTTAAGAGTAAAACTCATCAAGATGAATTCAGTCCAGAAGGCTTATGTAAAGCAGCAATGTTTGCGTTGTTCGTGAAGGAGGAACTAAATTCATGGCCAGAGCAGAGCACCCGGACGAGAAATTGGCTGACAATACCGAAAGCGCTTCAAAGTTGCAGGCATGAATGGATGAAAGATGCATTAGAGAATGGTTTTTGTAAGTGGCTTGCACAAAACAAGTGA
- the LOC107915282 gene encoding nudix hydrolase 16, mitochondrial isoform X1 has product MSDLVARTGRLQQRYEAGFRLVAGCIPFRYRSSNEADDVKFGKVVEVLMINSTSGPGLLFPKGGWENDETVEEAAVREAIEEAGVRGDLMDFIGFYHFKSKTHQDEFSPEGLCKAAMFALFVKEELNSWPEQSTRTRNWLTIPKALQSCRHEWMKDALENGFCKWLAQNK; this is encoded by the exons atgtcggatttggtggcccgtACGGGTCGTCTTCAGCAAAGGTACGAGGCTGGTTTTCGCCTTGTCGCTGG ATGTATTCCATTTAGGTATAGAAGTTCAAATGAGGCAGATGATGTAAAATTTGGAAAGGTGGTTGAGGTACTGATGATTAACTCAACTAGTGGACCAGGTCTTTTATTTCCAAAG GGAGGTTGGGAGAATGATGAAACGGTCGAGGAGGCTGCAGTGAGGGAAGCTATTGAAGAGGCGGGAGTCCGAGGGGATTTAATG GACTTCATAGGGTTTTATCATTTTAAGAGTAAAACTCATCAAGATGAATTCAGTCCAGAAGGCTTATGTAAAGCAGCAATGTTTGCGTTGTTCGTGAAGGAGGAACTAAATTCATGGCCAGAGCAGAGCACCCGGACGAGAAATTGGCTGACAATACCGAAAGCGCTTCAAAGTTGCAGGCATGAATGGATGAAAGATGCATTAGAGAATGGTTTTTGTAAGTGGCTTGCACAAAACAAGTGA